TGACTTCAACTGAACAGCAAGCTGGAGCTTTACCTCATCCCTGCGTTTTATTAGATTCTCATGTCCCCTCTTGAGACCAGACATGTGAAGGTTCAGCTGCACATTCTCTTCTGTGATTTTTTCCAAAGACTTGGTGAGCTCATCAACCTGAATCTTTAAATTATTGTTGCCTTCAGCTAGCTTTTCCTTCTCTTTCAAATGATTCATCTTTAGGTTCCTAATGACAGTGCCTTGAGCTTCTACCAGGTTCATCAGCACTTTTTACTTCTCTTTCATCTTGAAGTTCTCTGCCTCTTTCTTCTCCATCTCATTCTTCATGGCAGCCACAACTGATGCACTGGCTCTCTCATCTCTCTTCTCCTTAGCTTTCAGAGAGCTGAAATTCAACACCCTGTCCTCCTGGGCACTGAGAAGTTGATGGAcatcttcaactagtttgtcatagtTGGCATCCAGATTCCTTTTCTCTTCTTTAAGGTGGTGGATAGTAAGTGAACTTTCCAGGTTATCCTTCCTCCTAGCAGTCCTGCTGTCTTCAAACATTTCCCAAAGCTTCAACAATGCATTTTGCATTGTGGGAGGCTACTCTGGGTCTACCCAAGCAAGGAAACCACAATTTACAGCTTCCTGCAATATAGTAAACACTTATATTGTTACTCTCTGAAGAATTACCATTATGAAAGGGCACTTTAAAAAAATGAACTAACAACTGCAGAACTACAACCTATCCATGTGGCCAACTAAACAATGCTACTTCAACTGCAACCTATACTGCCTCAATTAAAAATTAGCAACTACACTGCCTCATCATCATCAGTACTAGTGAACACAGCCAACTAAGCTGCTgcccatatacatattacaatgaACATAAGCATCAAAACCATAATCATCAGAACTACTAATAAATAAGTAAACCAGAAATATATTACAGTGAACATAGCCAACTAAGCTATTGCAGTGAGCATCAGTACTAGAAGCATCAAAACAACTGAGTGGTAAACAATGTGCTTCATCATCAGTACTAGTAACTATATTACAGTGAACATAGAGAGAGAGCGAGCATCAATCTTACAGGCTGAGCACAAACTAGAAACCTCCTGCCCATCTCAAATGATTCAAAAGCTACACGGCGCTCAGTTGGCAGCCGATGCTCCACACAGAGCCCCTCTGGTGCCTTCTCCAAGCCATTGTAGTCTTGGTCTTCAATGCTAGCAGGAATCTACAGGGAGCAAATCCTCAAATCAGAAAACCagataatcaaatccccaaatccCCAAatcacctaaccctaaccctagctccaccACTGACCTGATAATGCATCccgtcgtcggaggaggacatctGCAGGTCGGACAAGTCGTCGCTGCTCTCATCCTCGAAGAccatggcgcggcggcggtggcggacgcgGCGGTCTGCGCGGCGAGCGGTGGCGGCTGGAGAGACGAGGGCGATGAAGCGAGGAGAGGGATAGAGTGCGGCTGGCTCCGGTTGGGTTCGACCGGACCCGGCTACATGGAGCGACCGAGACGGGTGCGAGAGTTACCGAGCGGGTGCGCGCGGGTAGGCCACCGTGGCAGCTGACACGTAGGGCCGGTCGGTCAGATACGTGGTCAATACGAGCTTATACGCGTGTCAGACCGTTTTGCAACACTTAGGCTTAGAGTTGGCACTGCATGGCAAAAAAAGTGACTAGTGATACTGATTCGTGACAACGTGCTGTCGAGATGCCCTTACAAAAAGCCAATAGTGGTAGTGGACCACCAAAATTTCGCCAGCAGTACATCACTACCCTCTCGCTCCCCTGCCAAATTCGAATTGCGTTGCGCTACGCTTGTCGACCGGCGATGCGGCCTGCGGCGAGTCCCGGCGGCGGAAGGAGGATGTCCCCGGGCGAAGAGGCTCTGCGGTCGTTGAAGAGGCCGCGCCACCCCGTTGATCCcggctccggctcggactccggcTCCAGCTCCGACTCGGAATCCGACGGCGATTTCGTCAGGTGCCGCGCATCTGATTTCGAGCTTTCCCTCTTCGATTCGGTGGTTCACATTTCTAATTCCTTCTCGGTTTAATTCCGTGATGGCTCCTTTTGTGGCGGGCGCAGTGACTTGAGGCAGATCGCGTGCCTGCTGCGGTTGATCAAGAGCGGGGCCAACAAGGATCGCCAGAAGATGTGCGAGCAGATCATCGCCAGGTGCGGAGAACAATATTCTTTCGGTTGAACCTCTGAATTTTCTCTTATCGCGGTATGTGCTAGCGTGCAAAAAAATTGGGATATGCGTATATGCTACCCTAGCGGCTTCTTCTGATGCATTTCGTGCTCGCCGATTTGTTCGGAGAGACTTACAGTTCATGGTCACTGGGAGGGATGTGCAACAAATAAACGTTGCACGTATGCAATCCTGCAATGTGTTCAGTCGGCTGATTATATGTGATTAATGCAGGAACTAGGTTCGTTTGGTGGTACCTGTCAGTTTTTGCATATTATGCGGAGCGATATGCACTGTGAGTGGTGTGAGGAAAATGGGCATATTAATTTGATGGGTTCCCGGATTCATGTTTTGTATGTCATGGCGTGGCTTTGTTCGGGTGAGTTGATTTTCAAAACTACGGCTGGCCTGAACATTTCTATAAACTTTTCAGAACTATTACAAAGaccctagttattgcacatctaaatgactcaatcaagcataaaaagaaaaaagaaaaagaaaaaaatacccACACGAATCTCCGTGTAAAATTAATGACAtgggacttagatgtgcaatacttatggcacatctagatgtgctttaggaAAATTGTACAAAGAATTATTTACACAGGCATCGGGGAGAAAAAGCAGTCAAAAATTGTAACATGTGGACTAAAGGGACTCCATTGACTGTACTGTGAAGTTTGAAGCGCATAATGTTGCTGATCATTATTCTTTTACCTTTTCCTTACACCGTTTATTCCTTTACTTTTCTCAACCTGACAGTGTCGCAGCCAATATTCAGACTATGCTTGAAGATACCAAGTCCAAGTTTGAGAAGGAAAGGTAACTCACTTTCTTGTGAACTGTGAAACAATACCTGCATGTACAATTACGCCTGAAACCATTTCTATCCGAAAAGAAAACTTGTTCGTTTTTATTTAGAACGCAGTGTAACTGTTATATTTGCATGTGCAGGCAGAACTTGCTGAAAGTATTGTCAGGCACTTCGAAAGAGGTATTCAGTTTAGAATTCTTTCGGATTGTCGACTAACTTACTGATTTGCCTAAGATTGAATTATGGCATGTGATTTGCACTATTAGCAGTGTGAAAGTTCATTGAACGAAGAGTACACCAAGCTTCAGGAAACATATGAAATGTTCTGTGAAGAAAATGATGCACACTTACAAACCTTCAAAGGTATGGCAAATAAGAGCTGGTTGTCATTTTCACAAGTATATCGTGTGCTTCTATCCAGATTTATCTAGGATTTTAGGGCATTATGCCATGTGATGTCATTTGGCCTAATCAGCCAGTACGGAGTACGTATGAACTGTGATTCTTATCTTTGGAAAAATATATCGAGGAATGAATTATACCTGGTTTTGATGCAAACAGAATCTACATGACACTTGTATTCATGTGTTGTTTCTAAATACGCATTTCTTGGCTGCTGCTTGTCAGCGACTCTGGCATTATTTGGATGATGTTCCCATACAAGACGTTCAGATCTTACTGATTCTGCAAAAATATTTGGCTCTTATTTGACTTGTTAAATGTCTTGTTACGCAGACCTATTCTCACAAGTTGAAGTTGAGAAAAAGAAACTGCTTGAGCAGTATCAATATCAGAGTAAGTGACTAGAGGATCCATCATTTCCCTCGGACGGAAATATGCTGTTCTTACACTCAAATCCTTGAAACAGGGGAGGAGACGGCTACATTGTCTGAATTTGGTGACACCTTCTCAGAGAAGATAACAAATGCCAAACCATCACCGAAAAGGATGAAGCAGGTGTGGCAAAATTCACAACTGCTTGCATTTCTTAGACTTCATTTTTAGCTACCCCGTCACGCCTAAAGCTGAATGACCAGCCAATTCTTTTTGTTCCATGGCTTGAAACACCTCTTCCTGCAAAATACTGCATTCTTTTTTCGCAGGATGACAAGTCTTTCATCATCTTCTGCAAGTCGGTTGGTTCATATCTTGAGTGCGCATCGGATGACGATTTTGACCTTGATGATGAGTGACGCTCCTTCTCTTCTTGTCCAGCGTACTAATCGTTTGAAGCGACACATAGAAAAGGATCTCgttatttttctcttatttttcaGGTTTTCTCCTTTAACCAACATGTTAGAGCATCTTAAGGACCTCATGTATAGCCTATAGGTGAGAAGGCTTCACAGTTTGTATTAGGTACATTGCCTCGGACTATTTTTTTTACATAGGTACATGCCTCGGACTCGTGAAAAGGAAGTGTATCATAAATTTGTCTGCAATGTTGGATTGGCTTGAGAGGTTGGTGTAAAGCCCCAGATTTAAAACTAGCTTCAACCCAACCTTGTGTTGGATCGGCGAAGGCCATTTACATGTAGCAATTCTTATGTTTTCGTCCTCACTTCTCGCAAAACGCTAACCAGAGTTTTCAACGGAACACTTGGTATGCAATCAGTTGAACTAGCAAGTTCGGACTATCCCTGCTATGCTGACACATCCATAGAAAGACAGGAGAATTTTCCAGGATATTTAAGTTACAAATTCAAGCCACGGTCCTATAATACAAAAGGCTCTTATTGAAAAATTTGTAAGGATTGAACTAGCCTAAAATTAGTGATAAAAAGTTGGGGTCCTGCTAGGCCTGCAAATTGCAAAACGTGATGAGCTAATACAAAATGAACTTTTTCCTTTTGTGGGAATGAACTTGAAGCACTAAACTCCTCATATGTCTTAGACATCGACACTCAAAAACTGGAAAGTGGGCTGCGGCTTGCACCCCTATCTAAAATACCTTTGAAAATCTCCTAAGAAGCCCTTAAAATGGAGATTTGTCGCTGTAACATGATCAAAAGAACCAAAAAGATAATAAGGATTATAATACTCCAAATgacgttgagcatgaacataaaCTTTACAATGTCAGTAAATTGACTACTTCCTGAGGTCAAGTTCCCCAGACCCTAGGTCCTCCATGTTCAAGTATGCGACATCGATGCCATCCGTTTCACAAAATAAAACGGTCACAGTTCAACCATCCAACTCTCAGATTCTGAGGTTAGATCACACTTCAACCAGATGGTACAGGCACTTACGAGATTAGTACCAACGCTGTGCAAAAAGAGCACCGTTAATATTCAGCCATTTTCAGAACACATCGTTCCAATTGACGCTATAAATTTTAGATATGTAGTTTGTCATGCCAGACAGAATGACGCTGTCCATGGTCTCCAACATCTTGCGGTTGCAGTTCAGATtctcctgctgctgctctgctaGCGATTTCTCCTCATCTAGTTCATGCTACAAGGTCCGAAAAACAATAAGCATCAGAGAATGCTTGCATAAATCCACTAATTACTAAGTAATCCGCGAATAAAGCACAGAACAGGAACACACATGTGAAAGATGATTGCCATTGAATTTCAGAACCTGAGGGTCTAAAAATGGATTTTACCTCAATTAGTGCAAAGTTCTCCACCTCATGTCTCCTGGAGAGTATCTTCGATTTTTTTAGAATCTCATAATCAGGATCTCTGTGGCCCACCCAGCGAAATTTTAACTTACTCCCAGGTCTCCGGGGGCGATCATTGAACATCTCAGCCGTAGCATGCTTCGCCCTAACAGGCCTTGGAATTCCAGAGATCATAAAAGGGAAGCCATGCAGCATACTGACCACAACTTCAGCATCCTTCTCAGTTTCCATCTCTACTAATGCAGATTGAGGAATATTGTAGGGAATGGTGTAGTTCACAACAAAACTAACCTTTCTGATACTACAAAATTGACTCAAAGCTGTTTTTATGACTGCCTCTGTAGCCTGGTGAGACAAGTTGTCAAGGTATACAGTTCGTTTGACCTTCTCCTCGAACTCCTGATACTGCTTTATGGCTTCCAACTCTGCAGTACTCTTACTTTGATTAGCAGCCTGGCCATCAGAAGTGGAAAGCTTCATTACAGATGTATTCTGGCTGGTGCCGGTAGCCAGCACTGCAGAGGTGCGCGGCTTCTTGCGTGGGGTGATTTTCTTAGCTGGATCAGTTGATCTTTTGCTTGGGGCCTTGTTTCTAGCCACATCAGACAGCTTCTTGGTGGGAATGGTGTGGTTAGCATTTTCAAACACATCAGATTTTATAGCAGTGGTTGACAGGGTCCTGCTTGTGTTGCTCTTAGGCTCTGTAGCCTTGTGAGAGAGGTTGTCAAGATATACAGtttccttcatcttctcctccaaCTCTTGATGCTCCTTTATGACCTCCATGTTTGCAGCACTGGTACTTTGTTCCACAGCCTGGTCAACATAAGCAGAAAGCTTCATTCCAGGGGTCTTCCCGCTGGTACCAGTAGCTTGTACTGAAGAGGTACACAAACTCTTGTGTGGGGCATTTTTGTTAGCTCGATAAGTTGGTCTATTGCTTGGGCCATTGTTTTTAGCCTCACCAGACAGCATCTTGCTGGGAATGGGATGATTAGCTTCTTCAAACACCTCCTTAGACTTCACAGCGGTGATCGTTTGATTCCAGCTTGGGTTGTTACCCTCTTCATCTGCTACTTTATTGTCAGTATTGTAGAGCAGTTTCTTTCTTGGGGAGTTGCTATGTTCCTCCTCACCCTGCTTTCTAGTTGTTGTAAGGCTCTTGCTTGGGCTGTTGCCAATATGATCTTTAGGCAATTCCTGAAGTTGAAGACGAAGCATCATGCTCGAGATGTTGTTCACCTCTTCACACAGTCCATGTTTAGCAGCGTAACTGCTTGGATCACTTCCTTGCTCTTCAGCAGTGACTCTCAGGTTCATGCTCAGGATGTTGTCATTTGCCTCATCCGGTAGTTTGTTGCCTGAGGTATCGCTCTCAGACTCAGCGGACCGTGTCTTGCTAAAGGTGTTGCTATTGGCCCCATTACAGTGTCCCACTCTTGGGGAGTGGCTGCTTGCCTCACCATGTGCTGGAGTGGTCATCAGATTCTTGCCTTGGTTGTCAGTAATCAATTTGTTGTCCTCAGGATACTGTTTTATGGAATCCAAATCTGCAGCACTCTTACTTTGATTAACAGCCTGGCCATCAGAAATGGGAAGCTTCATTCCAAAAGCATTCTGGCTGGTATCAGTAGTCTGTAATGCAGAGGTGCGTGGCTTCTTGCGTGGGGTTCTTTTCTTAGCTGGATCAGTTGATCTATTGCTTGGGGCCTTGTTTCTTGCCACATCAGAAAGCTTCTTGCTAGGAATGGTGTGGTTAGCATTTTCAAACATCTCACACTCCATAGCAGTGGTTGACAGGATCCTGCTTGGGTTGCTCTTAACCTCTGTAGCTTGGTGAGAGAGGTTGTCAAGATTGACAAGAAATACAGTTCGCTTGAACTTCTCCTCAAACTCTTGAAACTCCTTTGTGACCTCCGTGTTCGCAGCATTGGTATTTTGCTCCACAGCCTGGCAAACGGAAGCAGAAAGCTTCATTCCCGGGGTGTTCCGGCTCGAAGAGGTAGGCAGCCTCTTGTGTGGGGAAATTTGTTTGGCTGGATCAGTTGGTGAATTGCTTGGGGCATTGTTTTCAACCTTCTTGGTGGGAATGTGGTGGTGAGCTTCTTCAACAACATCCTCATACTTCCCAGCGGTGATTGTGAGGTTCCAGCTTCTGCTGTTACCCTCTTCATCTTCTTTGTTGTCAGTATCATAGTGCAGTTTCCTTCTTGGGGAGTTGTTATGTTCCTCATCATTCTGCATTCCGGGGGTTATATCGTTCTTGCTTGGGCTGTTGTCTATATGATTTTCAGGTAATTCCTGAACTGGTAGAGGAAGTATCATGCTCAAGATATTGTTGTTGGCCTCTTCACATGGTCCCTGTTCAACAGCATAACAGTTTGCATCGCTTGCTTGCTCTTCATCATCGACTCTTAGGTTCTTGCTCAGGGTGCTGTAAGTTGCCTCATCCGGGTGTTTATGGCCTGAGGTATCGCTCTCAGATTCAGCAGACAGTGTCTTGCTCAGGGTGTTCCTACTGCCCTCATTACACAGTCCCATTCTTGGGGAGTGGCTGCTTGCCTCACCCTGTACTGGAGAAGTTATCAGATTCTTGCCTGGTAGAGGAAGTATCGTGCTTAAGATATTGTTGTTGGCCTCATACGGTCCCTGTTTAGCCGCATAACAGTTTGCATcacttccttgctctttatcatcGACTTTTAGGTTCTTGCTCAGGGTGCTGTAAGTTGCCTCATCTGGTTGTTTGTTGCCTGAGGTATCACTCTCAGGTTTAGCAGACAGTGTCTTGCTCAGGGTGTTGCTACTGCCCTCATTACACAGTCCCATTCTTGGGGAATGGCTGCTTGCCTCACCCAGTACTGGAGCAATTATCAGATTCTTTCCTGGGCTGTCAGTACTCATTTCAGGTACTTCCTTACTTCCGGTTTTGTTAATCCTAGGTACTTTCTTGCTCAGGGTGAGGGAGGCGTCAGGCAACTTCTTCCTCGGTGGTAAACGTATACGTATGATGTTCCATGGACGGTCTCCCTTCCTGTCATCAGTTTCGTTGCTGATTTCAGCAGTCTGGTTTTCTGAGGCAGACATTCCCTTGACACACAAGAAACTCCTGCAGGTTGTGAATAAAATGGCGTGATGAGAATGAACAAGAAAAGTGCTTATAACATCATATGCTGACCATTCAAAATAGAAATCCATTCGAGAGAAAAAATATCACATGCTGACTTAATTCACGCTACAATGTAACTGGCCTAACATAGTAACATAGATGTAGCCCTGGCTTGCAAACGCACTGCATTAAAACGTCCATGCTAGATGCTAGCCATAGACCAAATCCGAGATGCTTCCAACAGTGTCCCTAAAGCAATTTGGTGACCTGATACATGTTATGCAGAGACAGAAATGCGGATTCACCATTTCACAGAAAATGGTGACACGAGCTGCGGCTATATATATACACAATAAATAcaaataatgcatataaaataatATATTTTCAAGTATATGTTTATGCTAAACGAAGATACTATAAGCCAGAAACATAGAAATTGATCCTTAAACAATCTAGAAGGAGAGGAGAATGAACTGAACAGGGTATGGTGGGCAAACCCCGGGCCAGAAACTAAGTGCTTATAAGTTATAACTATCCAAAAAATATCTCTTGTGAAAGCATAGAAACATATGGCCCGGTTGCACAATAAATGTAAAAGTTAAACTCAATGTTTAACGATCCAATAAGTTAGACGAAAACTACAAGAGTTAATACAGGGATATAAAAGAGTACAAAATAGATGGTTTGGTTCATCTGCTCGTCCCACAACATCAAGTGAGATAGTTAATCACTGAACCAACACCTTCAAGACATCAAAACATGGTAACATTTCTTCATCTTCTGTTCTAAACATGAAACTGGTGATAAAATGCGTCAGTTTGAGGATTCAATTCAGCGCATAtatacaaaagaaaaaaagatagaaATTATACCTAATACAACACGCGTACAGACAGCCGCACGCCTGCGCTTGCAAGGGGGCGACCAGAAGCTTCGCTCGGCGGCGCACCAACGGAGGGGGGAAGAGGAGCCGGCGGTCCGGCGCGGATGTGGGGAGGGGAACGACGCGTAACAGCCGGTAGCGCGAAGGGGGAAGCCGAGGAGGAGCCCGACGGCGATCGTCTGAATCAGCGCCGGAGGCCGAGTAGTCAATAGCCGAGGGCCGGAGGGGTGGGGGCGCGCGCAGCACGACGAGGCAGCGCAGGCGGCGGCCGGCCTGGGCGCAGACGCGCAGCGCGGCGGCACGGTAGCGAGCAGTTTGCTTCGCAACAAAGCGAAGAGGAATGCAGAACAAGGAGAGGAGAGGCgacgcgtgcgtgcgtgcgtgcgtgcgcccGGGCCGTGCTGTCTGCCTTCGCAGTGATATTCGGCAGATCCCGGGCTGATTCTAAAGCCCGTAAACATAGGGTCCAGAAAATATATCAAGGCCCCGGGCCGCGGCCCAAGGTGCCACGAGAGCAACATCACAGGGAGCAACTAATTGACGAGCGCCAGCGAGCCCATCTAAAATGGTCGATGCATGGCGACAAGAACACATATTTTTTTCATCTCCGTACAAGCCGCCGAAGGCGGAAGAACCAAATAAAATCTCTCCAGAGACCGGACGGGTAGTTAACTGAGGATACGTCAGAAATGGAGGTTTTGACCACAACCTTTTATCAGGACCTGTATACATCTGAGGGTGTTCATGATATGGAGCAGGTGCTTGAGACAGTCCCGACCAAAGTAACACCAGCAATGAATGATACATTGAATGCTCCGTACAGTCAGAAAGAAGTTAAAACAGCCTTATTTCAGATGTACCCAACTAAAGCACCCGGGCCGGATGGTTTTCCGGCGCACTTTTTTCAGCACCATTGGGATACATGCGGGGATGACGTCACCAAGGCAGATTTGAGGATTGTAGAAGGCACTGAATCTGCGGAATGCATAAATGAGACGGTCTTGGTATTAATTCCCAAGGTAAAAAATCTCACGCTTCTGTCTTAGTTTCGCCCAATCAGTTTGTGTAACGTAATGTATAAGATTGCTTCGAAGGTTATCTCTAACAGATTGAAGGTAGTTTTATCTGATATTATCTCAGAGGAGCAGTCAGCTTTTGTTCCAGGTAGATTGATCACAGATAACATCATAACAGCTTACGAGTGCttgcattttatgaagaggaacaaggccaagaagaatcagTCATGTGCCCTCAAACTcgacatgatgaaagcttatgacagGGTGAAGTGGCCATATCTCAAAGCCATTATGCTCAAACTGGGGTTCAATACCAGATGGGTAGATATTGTCATGAGCCTGGTTACTACGGTAAATTTCTCTGTTTTGTTCAATGGGAAGAGACTACAACAATTTAAACCTTCACGTGGAATCAGACAAGGGGACCCGatatctccatacttgttcttgatagcagcagagggcctttcgtgccttttgaAATCCAAAAGTGAGTCATCCAACTTGAATGGTCTACAGGTTGCTCCTTCGGCGCCACCAGTGAGCCATCTCCTATTCGCTGATGACAGATTGTTGTTCTTCAAGGCAAATAGTAGGTGCTAATGAGGTGCACCATGTTCTGGACACATACTGCTGGGCAACTTGGCAGCGAATTAATCATGATAAATCATCAATCTATTTCAGCAAAGGGGTACCAGAGGTCAGACAAGAGATTAAAAACATCCTCCACGTCCCTAATGAAACCCTCAATGAAAAGTACTTGGGAATGCCTTCTGATATTGGCAGTTCAAAGAATGGTGCATTTAAATATCTAAAAGACCGACTCTGGAGTAAGGTTCAAGGGTGGATTGAGCGCACTATGTCCATGGCTGGAAAAGAGGTGTTGGTCAAGTCTGTTGCCCAGGCTGTACCTGTCTTCTCTATGTCTTGCTTCAAGCTGCCTAGAGGATTGTGTGAACACCTAAATATGCTAATCAGAAAGTTCTGGTGGGGGAGCAAGGAAGGAAAGCGAAAGCCTCATTGGGTCTCATGGAAAACTATGACGCAACCCAAGAGTATGGGAGGTTTGGGTTTCAAAGATTTCGAACTGTTCAACCTAGCAATGCTGGCTTGGCAAGCATGGCGATTGCTACAGAGCCCGGAGTCCCTGAGTGCACGTGTTTTGAAGAGCATTTATTACCCAAACTCCGAGATCCTTGAGGCCGAACTTGGAAGTCACCCAAGCCAGGTATGGCGCGCCATAGTTGAAGGCAGGGATACATTAAAGCAAGGTCTGATAAAACATATTGGCAATGGTGCTGCTACTGATATTTGTCACAGAATTGGTTGCCTAGAGAGGGAATGTTCAGACCATACGGAAGTATTGTTCCAAACCCTCCCACCAAAGTGTCCGAGCTCATTAACAATACAACAGCTTCCTGGAATACTCAGCTCCTTCAAGCTACCTTCATACCAATAGATGTTCAGACCATACTCGGAATTCCGTTGTGCACTAGGAATATACCGGACTTTTGGGCGTGGCACTTTGAGAAACACGGTTCTTTTTCTGTAAAATCTACATATAACATGCTTGTTGCCACCAAGCACCGAAGGGAGGCGTGGCTGGATGGGACTGCAAGCCCATCAAGCTCCGATGCAGAGGGCAgagcatggaaatcgctttggaagaCACAAGTCCCAGGGAAAATCAAAATGTTCTTGTGGAGGCTCTCGAAACACTCATTACCAACTAATGACGTAAGAGCACATCGCCACATGGCTGATTCGGACTAGTGCGGGTTGTGTGGAGCACAGGACTCATGGCGTCATTCTTTGCTTGAGTGCACAACGTCGAGGAGTGTGTGGGCGCTGACGGATGAAGAGATCACACATAAAATCATAGAGAATACGGAACCAAATGCAAAACAGTGGTTGTTTACACTTATGCAGAAGCTTTCACATGACCAGTTTATCCTTATGGTAGTGATGCTTTGTTCTATATGGCATTCACGAAGGAAGGCCATTCATGAATTTATTTTCCAGAGCCCCCAAGCAACACA
This region of Triticum aestivum cultivar Chinese Spring chromosome 2D, IWGSC CS RefSeq v2.1, whole genome shotgun sequence genomic DNA includes:
- the LOC123053331 gene encoding uncharacterized protein isoform X2; this encodes MPLQKANSGSGPPKFRQQYITTLSLPCQIRIALRYACRPAMRPAASPGGGRRMSPGEEALRSLKRPRHPVDPGSGSDSGSSSDSESDGDFVSDLRQIACLLRLIKSGANKDRQKMCEQIIASVAANIQTMLEDTKSKFEKERQNLLKVLSGTSKECESSLNEEYTKLQETYEMFCEENDAHLQTFKDLFSQVEVEKKKLLEQYQYQREETATLSEFGDTFSEKITNAKPSPKRMKQDDKSFIIFCKSVGSYLECASDDDFDLDDE
- the LOC123053331 gene encoding uncharacterized protein isoform X1, translating into MPLQKANSGSGPPKFRQQYITTLSLPCQIRIALRYACRPAMRPAASPGGGRRMSPGEEALRSLKRPRHPVDPGSGSDSGSSSDSESDGDFVSDLRQIACLLRLIKSGANKDRQKMCEQIIASVAANIQTMLEDTKSKFEKERQNLLKVLSGTSKEQCESSLNEEYTKLQETYEMFCEENDAHLQTFKDLFSQVEVEKKKLLEQYQYQREETATLSEFGDTFSEKITNAKPSPKRMKQDDKSFIIFCKSVGSYLECASDDDFDLDDE
- the LOC123053330 gene encoding uncharacterized protein, with the translated sequence MSASENQTAEISNETDDRKGDRPWNIIRIRLPPRKKLPDASLTLSKKVPRINKTGSKEVPEMSTDSPGKNLIIAPVLGEASSHSPRMGLCNEGSSNTLSKTLSAKPESDTSGNKQPDEATYSTLSKNLKVDDKEQGSDANCYAAKQGPYEANNNILSTILPLPGKNLITSPVQGEASSHSPRMGLCNEGSRNTLSKTLSAESESDTSGHKHPDEATYSTLSKNLRVDDEEQASDANCYAVEQGPCEEANNNILSMILPLPVQELPENHIDNSPSKNDITPGMQNDEEHNNSPRRKLHYDTDNKEDEEGNSRSWNLTITAGKYEDVVEEAHHHIPTKKVENNAPSNSPTDPAKQISPHKRLPTSSSRNTPGMKLSASVCQAVEQNTNAANTEVTKEFQEFEEKFKRTVFLVNLDNLSHQATEVKSNPSRILSTTAMECEMFENANHTIPSKKLSDVARNKAPSNRSTDPAKKRTPRKKPRTSALQTTDTSQNAFGMKLPISDGQAVNQSKSAADLDSIKQYPEDNKLITDNQGKNLMTTPAHGEASSHSPRVGHCNGANSNTFSKTRSAESESDTSGNKLPDEANDNILSMNLRVTAEEQGSDPSSYAAKHGLCEEVNNISSMMLRLQLQELPKDHIGNSPSKSLTTTRKQGEEEHSNSPRKKLLYNTDNKVADEEGNNPSWNQTITAVKSKEVFEEANHPIPSKMLSGEAKNNGPSNRPTYRANKNAPHKSLCTSSVQATGTSGKTPGMKLSAYVDQAVEQSTSAANMEVIKEHQELEEKMKETVYLDNLSHKATEPKSNTSRTLSTTAIKSDVFENANHTIPTKKLSDVARNKAPSKRSTDPAKKITPRKKPRTSAVLATGTSQNTSVMKLSTSDGQAANQSKSTAELEAIKQYQEFEEKVKRTVYLDNLSHQATEAVIKTALSQFCSIRKVSFVVNYTIPYNIPQSALVEMETEKDAEVVVSMLHGFPFMISGIPRPVRAKHATAEMFNDRPRRPGSKLKFRWVGHRDPDYEILKKSKILSRRHEVENFALIEHELDEEKSLAEQQQENLNCNRKMLETMDSVILSGMTNYISKIYSVNWNDVF